A DNA window from Chlamydia felis Fe/C-56 contains the following coding sequences:
- a CDS encoding IncA family protein translates to MSAPVENPSPMLSQVPDIRSGEREIQERNTGTTLVPGHSQTTTTLAKRTPVSEKGTFLQRALHFMKIISAVALLAVGIAALICLQFGVVVSTSSLILMIAILLVSFIVVIIAIQGSLPSQIARQMKQQVQQLGQENDRLHAEVDTLQQANVELSEQITQLQHLHTKLSDFGDKLETHTGDFRDLIVDFKNSLEGFKSIGDKIENFISPFEKLAKSLHDTFSKEGVQELVVSVGALRDSLGNFKGLIEENKLILAQMKEDAERRKTQIRFLESRKQELEQVCSTLTASIASLRTSTENLKNVEGRITNSIANDRGASPSSTTVSAETDLDVSGDLEDNSDQQEDESQL, encoded by the coding sequence GTCAGCACCAGTGGAAAATCCCTCACCAATGTTGTCACAAGTCCCTGATATCCGTTCTGGAGAGCGAGAAATACAAGAAAGAAATACAGGCACAACTCTAGTCCCTGGGCATTCACAAACCACAACGACTCTTGCTAAGAGAACCCCAGTTTCAGAAAAGGGTACTTTTCTTCAAAGAGCCCTTCATTTTATGAAAATTATTTCTGCTGTTGCCCTATTGGCTGTAGGGATAGCGGCTTTAATTTGTTTGCAATTTGGGGTGGTAGTATCAACTTCATCGCTCATTTTAATGATTGCGATTCTGCTTGTCTCATTTATCGTTGTTATTATAGCGATTCAAGGTAGCTTACCATCTCAAATAGCCCGACAAATGAAACAGCAGGTTCAGCAACTGGGCCAAGAAAACGATCGTCTACATGCAGAAGTTGATACCCTACAACAAGCTAATGTGGAGCTTTCTGAGCAAATTACTCAATTGCAACACTTGCATACAAAATTATCAGATTTTGGTGATAAGCTAGAAACTCACACTGGAGATTTCAGAGATCTTATTGTGGATTTCAAAAACAGTTTAGAAGGGTTTAAGTCTATAGGTGATAAAATAGAAAATTTTATTTCTCCATTTGAGAAATTAGCTAAATCTCTACACGATACATTTTCTAAAGAAGGTGTTCAGGAACTTGTGGTTTCTGTGGGTGCTCTGAGAGATAGTTTGGGGAATTTCAAAGGGCTTATAGAAGAGAATAAGCTTATTTTAGCGCAGATGAAAGAGGACGCAGAGCGCAGGAAAACGCAAATACGTTTCTTAGAGAGTCGGAAACAAGAGTTAGAACAAGTGTGCTCAACATTAACAGCTTCTATTGCTTCTTTAAGAACTTCTACAGAGAACTTAAAAAATGTAGAGGGGCGTATTACTAACTCTATAGCAAATGACAGAGGGGCCTCACCATCTTCTACTACAGTCTCTGCAGAAACTGACCTAGATGTTTCCGGAGATCTGGAGGACAACAGTGATCAACAAGAAGATGAATCGCAGCTGTAA